One Natrinema halophilum genomic window carries:
- a CDS encoding cation diffusion facilitator family transporter, producing MATDDAGVTGARSGFARASWANVLGNVVKIVAEGAAGLAFGSVALLADAAHSLADLVASVVVLVWGRSAFDEPDTNHPHGHDRIEPLTALFVGAVIALLGLNLLYRSIEGLVAGTEIEFSVLLLAALGFAIVDMYLVYGYTVRINEQLQSPALAALARDCLNDIYTSIAAIAGVLGVLAGYPLLDPVAGGLVSLLVIYQGIEIGKENVDYLIGAAPGPEKRGEITHALRRHPDVEGVHDLAVFYDGTALEVEVHVEVDGDMPFRDAHDIESELVARLRGLEDVGDAHVHLDPSGIGEWKESADEH from the coding sequence ATGGCTACGGACGACGCTGGCGTCACGGGTGCCCGAAGCGGATTCGCGCGAGCGTCGTGGGCAAACGTGTTAGGTAACGTCGTCAAAATCGTCGCCGAAGGAGCGGCGGGACTCGCCTTCGGCAGCGTCGCCTTGCTCGCGGACGCAGCGCACTCGCTCGCGGATCTCGTCGCGAGCGTCGTCGTTCTCGTCTGGGGCCGGAGTGCGTTCGACGAGCCGGATACCAACCACCCGCACGGGCACGACCGAATCGAGCCGTTGACGGCGTTGTTCGTCGGTGCCGTCATCGCCTTGCTCGGGCTCAACCTGCTTTACCGCTCCATCGAGGGGCTCGTTGCCGGGACCGAGATCGAATTTAGTGTCCTGTTGCTCGCTGCGCTCGGCTTCGCTATCGTCGATATGTACCTCGTTTACGGCTACACCGTTCGAATCAACGAGCAACTGCAATCGCCCGCGCTCGCGGCGCTCGCGAGGGACTGTCTAAACGACATTTACACCTCGATCGCAGCGATCGCCGGTGTGCTCGGCGTTCTGGCCGGCTATCCGCTGCTCGACCCCGTCGCCGGCGGTCTCGTCAGTCTGCTCGTCATCTACCAGGGCATCGAGATCGGCAAGGAGAACGTCGATTACCTGATCGGCGCCGCACCCGGCCCCGAAAAACGCGGCGAAATCACGCATGCTCTCCGCCGCCACCCGGACGTCGAAGGCGTCCACGATCTTGCCGTGTTCTACGACGGAACCGCTCTCGAGGTCGAAGTCCACGTAGAGGTCGACGGCGACATGCCGTTTCGCGACGCACACGACATCGAGTCGGAACTGGTCGCTCGTCTGCGTGGCCTCGAGGACGTCGGAGACGCCCACGTCCACCTCGACCCGTCGGGTATCGGCGAGTGGAAGGAGTCGGCCGACGAGCACTGA
- a CDS encoding sensor histidine kinase, with translation MSHDTSDRITVRPSSRWLQQEHRLRLVSWFSALSFFVLVGWWIAFLDVVDVTLFLVSFISAGVPALGLIWGCHRVERSDIETRRYPRIAQWCIGGGIGFLALNLLTMVFFPWYTLVGNIYWAHFSVNVGAVGGFAIGYVEARAIRREVKATAATVRTEQLEDERELLTYLNDLLRHEVLNSSQIIGGHASLVRTDCDDEQQRDRLETIERESENLVEVIRDVRAMLDANRGSETGTRVDLAAVLEAQLVDFRARFDDAVFETDIPSEVHASGNQGVRWIFSNLLENAIVHNDSETPRVHVAADATAETVTVTVADNGSGIPEGERRTLFERRTDNHGLGLYLSDILAHRYDGTIELDETGPDGSVFVVTLPRSKDDTAGALG, from the coding sequence ATGAGCCACGATACGTCGGACCGTATCACCGTACGGCCATCTTCTCGGTGGCTCCAGCAGGAACACCGTCTTCGACTCGTAAGCTGGTTCAGCGCCCTCTCGTTTTTCGTCCTCGTCGGCTGGTGGATCGCATTTCTGGACGTGGTCGACGTAACGCTCTTTCTGGTCAGCTTCATTTCGGCTGGCGTTCCTGCGCTCGGGCTAATCTGGGGTTGCCATAGAGTCGAGCGAAGCGACATCGAGACACGTCGATATCCCCGGATCGCCCAGTGGTGTATCGGCGGGGGAATCGGCTTTCTGGCTCTCAATTTGCTGACGATGGTCTTTTTCCCGTGGTATACGCTCGTCGGAAACATCTACTGGGCTCACTTCTCGGTGAACGTGGGTGCAGTCGGCGGCTTCGCCATCGGCTACGTCGAAGCGCGCGCCATCCGACGAGAGGTAAAAGCGACGGCCGCCACCGTTCGAACCGAGCAACTCGAGGACGAACGTGAACTCCTGACCTACCTGAACGACCTCCTTCGACACGAGGTGCTCAATTCGTCCCAGATCATCGGCGGCCACGCGTCGCTCGTACGGACGGACTGCGACGACGAGCAACAGCGTGACCGCCTCGAAACGATCGAACGCGAGAGCGAAAATCTCGTCGAAGTCATCAGGGACGTGCGAGCGATGTTAGACGCCAATCGAGGGTCCGAAACCGGCACCCGTGTCGACCTCGCCGCGGTGCTCGAGGCGCAACTTGTCGACTTCCGTGCCCGGTTCGACGACGCCGTCTTCGAGACGGACATCCCGAGCGAGGTGCACGCCAGTGGCAATCAGGGCGTGCGGTGGATCTTCTCGAATCTACTCGAGAACGCGATCGTTCACAACGACAGCGAGACGCCGCGCGTACACGTGGCCGCGGATGCGACGGCTGAGACGGTGACTGTCACGGTCGCCGACAACGGCTCGGGCATTCCCGAGGGGGAACGGAGAACGCTGTTCGAACGGCGGACGGACAATCACGGCCTCGGACTCTATCTCTCCGATATCCTCGCCCACAGATACGACGGAACGATCGAACTCGATGAGACGGGGCCCGACGGGAGCGTCTTCGTCGTGACGCTGCCGCGTTCGAAAGACGACACCGCGGGCGCTCTCGGATGA
- a CDS encoding MBL fold metallo-hydrolase — translation MEVGDVREVTTGSCSDIYYLDTGMYETSEYGAVYIIDDERPAVVDTGIGTNLDLLEDALAEVGIERDDLEVIAVTHIHLDHAGGAGFLAREHPNADVYVHGIGVDHLVDPSQLVAGTKNAVGDQWEYYVEPLSIPAERVVPIEDGDVIDLGAHELVVHAAPGHAPHQVVFEDPTNDAVFVADAAGIWVPEVEMIRETSPPSQFDLEQCLDDLETLKELDPDVFLYPHFGPRFVGDDAEQALEEYATVLTEWVAAVEAKRDELADDEAVIDHFATSGAMDDVWGEEKSSAEAAMNARGVLGYLEHRS, via the coding sequence ATGGAAGTCGGAGACGTCCGTGAAGTTACAACCGGTTCCTGTTCGGACATCTACTATTTGGACACGGGGATGTACGAAACGAGCGAGTACGGCGCCGTCTACATTATCGACGACGAGCGTCCCGCCGTCGTCGACACTGGTATCGGAACTAACCTCGACTTGCTCGAGGACGCACTGGCGGAAGTCGGTATCGAGCGGGACGACCTCGAGGTGATCGCCGTCACTCATATTCACCTCGATCACGCCGGCGGTGCGGGCTTTCTCGCCCGTGAGCATCCGAACGCCGACGTCTACGTTCACGGTATCGGTGTCGATCATCTGGTCGACCCGTCGCAGCTGGTCGCGGGAACGAAAAACGCTGTCGGCGACCAGTGGGAGTACTACGTCGAACCACTGTCGATTCCGGCGGAACGTGTCGTCCCGATCGAGGATGGTGACGTCATCGACCTCGGCGCCCACGAACTGGTCGTCCATGCCGCTCCCGGCCACGCTCCTCATCAGGTCGTTTTCGAAGACCCGACGAACGATGCGGTCTTCGTCGCCGACGCCGCCGGCATCTGGGTGCCCGAGGTCGAGATGATTCGGGAAACCTCCCCGCCGTCTCAGTTCGACCTCGAGCAGTGTCTCGACGACCTCGAGACCCTCAAAGAACTCGACCCAGACGTATTTCTCTATCCGCACTTCGGCCCGCGTTTCGTCGGCGACGACGCCGAACAGGCGCTCGAGGAGTACGCCACCGTTCTGACTGAGTGGGTCGCGGCTGTCGAGGCGAAACGCGACGAACTTGCGGACGACGAGGCGGTCATCGACCACTTCGCTACCTCGGGCGCGATGGACGACGTCTGGGGCGAAGAAAAATCGAGCGCGGAAGCGGCGATGAACGCGCGCGGTGTACTCGGATACCTCGAGCACCGAAGTTGA
- a CDS encoding AMP-dependent synthetase/ligase: MDWRDAEREHEDEVIGETTLARLFEESAERNSNRPAQQYKGGIYDRSLTDSVLSAAASGEYRTISYAEMRDIVRKLSAGFLDLGVDTADRIGLFSNTRMEWAQCDFALLGAGAVITTVYPSSSPDQVRYLLDDPDADGVVVENETLLERVLEVEDDLDLEFVVSIDDVAGYDDRDDVLTLDEVYARGEETFDLDAYEDRIDATELDDLASMIYTSGTTGQPKGVQLTHGNFRSNVNGVRKRFGPRPDKDDDIPVIDEETLAMSYLPLSHVFERTAGHFVLFASGACVAYAESPDTLQDDFSVVQPTAATSVPRVYEKIYDAIREEASGSGVSERIFGWATDVGVEYQQADSPGPMLKAKQALADKLVFSSVREALGGEIEMLISGGGSLSPELCRLYHAMGLPIYEGYGLTETAPVVSTNPPEAVGVGTIGPPLVNVDVKVDETVADQEAFAGDPGEVGELLVNGPNVTQGYWNKPGATQGAFTEDGWFRTGDIIHIRPDGYLEFRDRVKQIIVLSTGKNVAPGPLEDAFAASEVVEQAMVVGNDEKFIGALLVPNTDHVRSWAEKEDIDLPDDPQAMCDDERVREHIQQEVDRVNEKFEKHETIKQFELVPQEFTEENDMLTPTMKKKRRVILERFEDRVDRIYADA, from the coding sequence ATGGACTGGAGGGATGCTGAACGGGAGCACGAGGACGAGGTCATCGGGGAAACGACGCTCGCACGGTTATTCGAGGAGTCGGCCGAGCGAAATTCGAATCGTCCAGCACAGCAATACAAGGGCGGAATCTACGATCGCTCGTTGACCGACTCAGTCCTGTCTGCCGCGGCATCCGGCGAGTACCGAACGATTTCCTACGCCGAGATGCGAGACATCGTCCGGAAACTCTCCGCCGGCTTTCTCGATCTGGGAGTCGACACGGCGGACAGAATCGGTCTCTTCTCGAACACGCGGATGGAGTGGGCACAGTGTGATTTCGCCTTGCTCGGGGCCGGCGCGGTCATCACGACGGTCTACCCGAGTTCGTCGCCCGATCAGGTCCGGTACCTGCTCGACGATCCCGACGCCGACGGTGTCGTCGTCGAAAACGAGACCCTCCTCGAGCGGGTCCTCGAAGTCGAGGACGATCTCGATCTCGAGTTCGTCGTCTCGATAGACGATGTCGCCGGCTACGACGACCGGGACGACGTATTGACCCTCGACGAGGTTTACGCGCGCGGCGAGGAGACGTTCGATCTCGATGCGTACGAGGATCGAATTGACGCGACGGAACTGGACGATCTGGCGAGCATGATCTATACGAGCGGGACGACGGGCCAGCCGAAAGGCGTCCAGTTGACTCACGGCAACTTCCGGTCGAACGTCAACGGCGTTCGGAAGCGCTTCGGGCCACGTCCGGACAAGGACGACGATATTCCGGTAATCGACGAAGAGACGCTGGCGATGTCGTATCTGCCGTTGTCCCACGTCTTCGAGCGAACGGCCGGACACTTCGTCCTGTTTGCAAGCGGCGCGTGCGTCGCGTACGCGGAGAGTCCGGATACGCTCCAGGACGATTTCAGCGTCGTCCAGCCGACGGCGGCCACGAGCGTCCCGCGCGTCTACGAGAAAATCTACGACGCCATCCGAGAGGAAGCCAGCGGGTCGGGAGTCTCGGAACGGATTTTCGGGTGGGCTACCGACGTCGGCGTCGAGTACCAGCAGGCTGACTCACCCGGACCGATGTTGAAAGCGAAGCAGGCACTCGCCGACAAACTCGTCTTTTCGTCCGTTCGGGAAGCCCTGGGCGGCGAGATCGAAATGCTCATCAGCGGCGGCGGGAGTCTCTCGCCGGAACTCTGTCGACTGTACCACGCGATGGGACTGCCGATCTACGAGGGATACGGATTGACCGAGACCGCTCCCGTCGTTTCGACGAACCCACCCGAGGCGGTGGGGGTCGGGACGATCGGACCGCCGCTCGTCAACGTCGACGTGAAAGTCGACGAAACCGTCGCCGACCAGGAGGCGTTCGCCGGCGACCCTGGCGAGGTCGGAGAACTCCTCGTAAACGGACCGAACGTTACGCAGGGGTACTGGAACAAACCCGGTGCGACTCAGGGCGCCTTCACGGAAGACGGATGGTTCCGCACGGGAGACATCATCCACATCCGTCCCGACGGCTACCTCGAGTTCCGCGACCGCGTCAAGCAGATCATCGTCCTCTCGACGGGGAAGAACGTCGCACCGGGTCCGCTCGAGGATGCGTTCGCGGCGAGCGAGGTGGTCGAACAGGCGATGGTCGTCGGGAATGACGAGAAGTTCATCGGAGCGTTGCTGGTCCCGAACACCGATCACGTTCGTTCGTGGGCCGAGAAGGAGGATATCGACCTTCCCGACGATCCGCAGGCGATGTGCGACGACGAACGGGTTCGCGAACACATCCAGCAGGAAGTCGATCGGGTCAACGAGAAATTCGAGAAACACGAGACGATCAAACAGTTCGAACTCGTCCCACAGGAGTTTACGGAAGAAAATGACATGCTCACGCCGACGATGAAGAAGAAACGTCGCGTCATCCTCGAGCGGTTCGAGGACCGCGTCGACCGGATTTACGCGGATGCCTGA
- a CDS encoding cation:proton antiporter, whose amino-acid sequence MTGAEAGGNLLILVAAIVGLGVVSQLLSARFRVPSVLFLITAGVLIGPEGLGVLTVDALGGSSGLSTIVGLSVAIIVFEGAFHLKIEKIKQAPSAVLRLTTIGAAIALAGTAVAVHVFLEANWDIALLIGALLVATGPTVVTPILKVVPVRDRVAATLETEGIVNDVTAAILAVVLFKAMTVRELTADVYLQLFAERLGTGLLVGVVVAAVVWAVLQYVDLSPDNAPQNARLLTLAGAIIAFGSADYIFSEAGVAAAATAGLILGNAGLPYEEDIAAFKGDITLLVLSFVFITLAALLEFDQLFALGLGGVAVVVVVMFVLRPLLVFLTTRGDRFTFRETLFMSFVGPRGIIPASVATLFAIRLQTSEAPTNQAGADLLVGTVFLVILVTVVLEGGFARQIAEKLDVIPMRVLIIGGGRVGRSLAERLEARGENVVLIDEERTTLKQLRNDGFTAREGDGTDVDVLREAGADNARIVVAATGDDDVNLLVAQLAQSHFDVQTVIARANNPSNAAAFEDLGVETISAAESTAWAIDNVIERPALSNWMSELGRSGDVQEIEVTDENLIGERIVDVGSELPNGVLIALVSRNGTNEVPSAEVELQEGDHITLIGRTEAVHEAIKQCGKPV is encoded by the coding sequence ATGACGGGTGCAGAGGCGGGCGGAAATCTACTCATACTGGTCGCTGCGATCGTCGGACTCGGCGTCGTTTCGCAGCTCCTCTCGGCCCGATTTCGCGTCCCGAGTGTCCTCTTTCTCATCACCGCCGGCGTCCTGATCGGTCCGGAAGGACTCGGCGTATTGACCGTCGACGCCCTCGGCGGAAGCAGCGGTCTCTCCACGATCGTGGGCCTCTCGGTCGCGATTATCGTTTTCGAGGGTGCGTTCCACCTCAAGATCGAAAAAATCAAACAGGCACCGTCGGCCGTGTTGCGATTGACGACGATCGGTGCGGCGATCGCACTTGCCGGGACCGCCGTCGCGGTTCACGTGTTCCTCGAGGCTAACTGGGACATCGCGCTGCTGATCGGCGCGCTTCTTGTCGCGACGGGGCCGACGGTCGTCACCCCGATCTTGAAGGTGGTCCCCGTCCGCGATCGAGTCGCGGCAACCCTCGAGACGGAAGGAATCGTCAACGACGTGACGGCGGCGATTCTGGCTGTCGTGTTGTTCAAGGCGATGACCGTTCGCGAACTGACCGCCGACGTCTATCTCCAACTATTCGCCGAGCGACTCGGAACGGGGCTGCTCGTCGGTGTCGTGGTCGCGGCGGTCGTCTGGGCGGTCCTCCAGTACGTCGATCTCTCTCCAGACAACGCACCCCAAAACGCGCGGCTACTCACGCTGGCTGGAGCGATCATCGCCTTCGGTTCGGCCGACTACATCTTTTCCGAAGCGGGCGTCGCGGCTGCGGCGACGGCCGGACTCATACTGGGCAATGCCGGCCTCCCCTACGAGGAAGACATTGCGGCGTTTAAAGGCGACATTACGCTGCTCGTTCTCTCGTTCGTCTTCATCACCCTCGCCGCGTTGCTCGAGTTCGATCAGCTGTTCGCGCTCGGGCTCGGCGGCGTGGCCGTCGTCGTGGTCGTGATGTTCGTCTTGCGACCGCTGCTTGTCTTTCTTACGACACGGGGCGATCGATTTACGTTCCGGGAGACGCTGTTCATGAGCTTCGTCGGGCCGCGTGGCATCATTCCGGCGTCGGTCGCGACGCTCTTTGCCATCCGGTTGCAGACGTCCGAGGCACCGACAAATCAGGCCGGTGCGGACCTGCTCGTCGGGACGGTCTTTCTCGTCATCCTCGTGACGGTCGTCCTCGAGGGTGGATTCGCCCGCCAGATCGCAGAGAAACTCGACGTGATACCCATGCGTGTACTCATCATCGGCGGCGGCCGCGTCGGTCGCTCGCTGGCAGAACGACTCGAAGCGCGCGGTGAAAACGTAGTCCTGATCGACGAGGAACGGACGACCCTCAAGCAACTCCGCAACGACGGGTTCACCGCCCGCGAGGGCGACGGAACCGATGTCGACGTGTTACGCGAGGCGGGGGCTGACAACGCCCGTATCGTCGTCGCGGCGACCGGCGACGACGACGTAAACCTCCTCGTGGCACAGCTCGCACAGTCGCACTTCGACGTTCAGACGGTGATCGCTCGCGCGAACAATCCATCGAATGCGGCCGCGTTCGAGGATCTCGGTGTCGAGACCATTTCGGCGGCGGAGTCCACAGCGTGGGCGATCGACAATGTGATCGAACGGCCCGCGCTCTCGAACTGGATGTCAGAACTCGGCCGCTCCGGCGACGTCCAGGAGATCGAAGTCACCGACGAAAACCTCATCGGCGAGCGGATCGTCGATGTGGGAAGCGAATTGCCCAACGGCGTCCTTATCGCGCTCGTGAGCCGGAACGGAACCAACGAGGTCCCGTCCGCCGAGGTCGAACTTCAGGAGGGAGATCACATCACCCTCATCGGCCGGACAGAGGCGGTTCACGAGGCCATCAAGCAGTGCGGAAAACCGGTGTAG
- a CDS encoding aldehyde ferredoxin oxidoreductase family protein has product MNHARGPLCSIDVGNRTAETEEIDDVLESFIGGRALGTKLAHDRVPFDADPLGPENRLYFATGPMQHSTMSFTGRMSATGVSPLTNGLLSSNAGGFLSRNFTGTGYSAVEITGSSDELVVVHVTDDGVEFEAVPDLAEATVSETCEYIEDEHGLGSDHTTVIGPAGENRVRFASIMTSKERAFGRGGLGAVLGSKNVKAITFDGDSTREVEIPPLQMEIHGEAAQAEHPMKAQGTTSVTEYANMVEALPTRYFSALSFEGVEGISGDRVEEKKYKKGTCSACAFACKLPTRDEESGLETEGPEYETVMAFGSNAGIDDIVDVMQSNKLCDEYGLDTISAGDVVSAYLESEDEFGNADLIHDLVEKIAHREGIGDTLAEGVDRIHDELGVENWSVKGMEFSAHDGRTLNGQGLAFATSNRGADHMYAEFYPYEYPLVDADDAFDKEGLEDKPPKLVELENANAIKDSAVFCKFSRDFMTEERMETLLDADYEELLRVGAEVVTLERHFNNQRGFDRDDDRLPYEIPEFEQGLTEYYDERGWNDDGTVPSAAFDGDHGAPADD; this is encoded by the coding sequence ATGAATCACGCACGGGGACCGCTGTGTTCGATCGACGTCGGCAATCGGACGGCTGAAACCGAGGAGATCGACGACGTCCTCGAGTCGTTCATCGGTGGACGGGCGCTGGGGACGAAACTCGCCCACGACCGGGTTCCGTTCGACGCCGACCCGCTGGGGCCGGAGAACCGACTGTACTTCGCGACGGGGCCGATGCAACACTCGACGATGAGCTTTACGGGCCGGATGTCGGCGACCGGCGTCTCGCCGTTGACCAACGGCCTGCTTTCGTCGAACGCGGGCGGGTTCCTCTCGCGGAACTTCACCGGCACGGGCTACAGCGCCGTCGAGATCACCGGATCGAGCGACGAACTCGTCGTCGTCCACGTCACCGACGACGGGGTCGAGTTCGAAGCGGTGCCGGACCTCGCCGAGGCGACCGTCTCCGAGACCTGCGAATACATCGAGGACGAACACGGACTCGGCTCCGATCACACGACGGTCATCGGCCCCGCGGGTGAGAACCGAGTTCGCTTCGCCTCGATCATGACCTCGAAGGAGCGGGCCTTCGGTCGCGGCGGACTCGGTGCCGTTCTGGGATCGAAGAACGTCAAGGCGATCACCTTCGATGGCGACTCGACTCGCGAGGTCGAGATCCCGCCGCTTCAGATGGAGATTCACGGCGAAGCCGCCCAGGCGGAACATCCGATGAAAGCCCAGGGGACGACTTCGGTCACGGAGTACGCGAACATGGTCGAAGCACTGCCGACGCGGTACTTTTCTGCCCTCTCCTTCGAAGGCGTCGAGGGAATCAGCGGCGACCGCGTCGAGGAGAAAAAGTACAAGAAGGGGACCTGCTCGGCGTGTGCGTTCGCCTGCAAGCTGCCGACCCGTGACGAGGAGTCGGGCCTCGAGACCGAAGGGCCTGAGTACGAGACGGTCATGGCCTTCGGCTCGAACGCCGGCATCGACGACATCGTCGACGTGATGCAGTCGAACAAACTCTGCGACGAGTACGGGCTCGATACGATCTCTGCCGGCGATGTCGTCTCGGCGTACCTCGAGAGCGAAGACGAGTTCGGCAACGCCGACCTCATCCACGACCTCGTCGAGAAGATCGCTCACAGGGAAGGTATCGGCGACACACTCGCCGAGGGCGTCGATCGCATCCACGACGAACTCGGCGTCGAAAACTGGTCGGTCAAGGGGATGGAATTCTCCGCCCACGACGGCCGCACGTTGAACGGTCAGGGACTGGCCTTCGCCACCTCCAATCGCGGCGCGGACCACATGTACGCCGAGTTTTATCCCTACGAGTACCCGCTGGTAGACGCCGACGACGCCTTCGACAAGGAAGGCCTCGAGGACAAACCGCCGAAACTCGTGGAACTCGAGAACGCAAACGCGATCAAGGACAGCGCCGTGTTCTGTAAGTTCTCGCGGGACTTCATGACCGAAGAGCGAATGGAGACGTTACTGGACGCCGACTACGAGGAACTGCTTCGCGTCGGCGCGGAGGTCGTCACGCTCGAGCGTCATTTCAACAACCAGCGCGGCTTCGACCGAGACGACGACCGGCTTCCCTACGAAATTCCGGAATTCGAACAGGGTCTCACCGAGTATTACGACGAGCGCGGGTGGAACGACGATGGAACAGTTCCGTCGGCGGCGTTCGACGGCGATCACGGTGCGCCGGCTGACGACTGA
- a CDS encoding TraB domain-containing protein, whose amino-acid sequence MSDDGTITLVPSVHFSETHRRRVRATIRETDPDLVAVELDETRFDRLEQNDRPKPKELAQELPPATAVAYRAMQAIQRTVVRLYGLDPGQTDMEAAIETAAERDTDVALIDEPIVETITELSSRLGPETLPKIALRMGAMGPEEYVNQVDMLALPLKDVHHGDDVQPAIDHLRWLLPEVATVLIDRRDRAMAERLDVLRRDGYDVVAVIGAGHHNGVERILDELEMRAADGSPATTVPIRSPARSVTRIPIQ is encoded by the coding sequence ATGTCCGACGACGGCACCATCACCCTCGTCCCCAGCGTTCACTTTTCGGAAACGCACCGCCGCCGCGTTCGAGCGACGATCCGCGAGACTGACCCCGACCTCGTCGCCGTCGAACTCGACGAAACCCGCTTTGACCGCCTCGAACAGAACGATCGCCCAAAACCAAAGGAACTGGCCCAAGAGTTGCCGCCGGCGACCGCTGTCGCCTACAGGGCCATGCAGGCGATTCAGCGAACCGTCGTCCGGCTCTACGGGCTCGATCCCGGACAGACCGACATGGAAGCAGCCATCGAAACGGCTGCCGAACGGGACACCGACGTCGCGCTGATCGACGAACCGATCGTGGAAACCATAACCGAACTCTCGAGCCGACTTGGGCCGGAGACGCTCCCGAAGATCGCACTCCGAATGGGAGCGATGGGACCCGAAGAGTACGTCAATCAGGTCGACATGCTGGCGCTGCCGCTCAAAGACGTGCACCACGGCGACGACGTGCAACCGGCGATCGACCATCTTCGGTGGCTCCTTCCGGAGGTCGCAACCGTGCTGATCGACCGGCGCGACCGCGCCATGGCGGAGCGACTCGACGTGCTTCGGCGTGACGGCTACGACGTGGTTGCGGTCATCGGTGCCGGGCACCACAACGGCGTCGAGCGAATCCTCGACGAACTCGAAATGAGGGCCGCAGACGGATCGCCGGCAACGACGGTCCCGATTCGATCACCTGCGCGATCAGTGACCCGAATTCCGATCCAGTGA
- a CDS encoding thiolase family protein, translated as MSQTPVVVKAVRTPQGKEDGAFADVRSEDLSVPLIDEILAETSLSGEEIDDLMWGCAQQRGEQDNNLARVIAVLSELGEDVPATTINRWCASSMQSVISASDAIAAGNRDAIIAGGVENMSRVPMGESYGSIHPRLAELYDLGDLQMGMTAEKVAEEYDISREEQDEYAAQSQQRAVEATEEGRFDDEIIPIETDEGTVDEDEGIRPGTTAEKLAELPTVFKDDGTVTPGNASQISDGASALLVTSEAFADEHDLEIMAEVGRNNVAGVDPTVMGIGPVPATRGLLERNGRDIDEYDLVELNEAFASQTLYSRDELGIDPEIFNVNGGAIAIGHPLGASGARLPVTLINELQKRGGGLGLATLCVGFGQGAAIEFDVN; from the coding sequence ATGTCACAGACACCAGTCGTTGTGAAGGCAGTTCGGACGCCACAGGGGAAAGAAGACGGCGCATTCGCCGACGTCCGAAGCGAGGATCTCTCGGTACCACTGATCGACGAAATCCTGGCCGAAACCAGCCTCTCCGGCGAGGAGATCGACGATCTGATGTGGGGCTGTGCCCAGCAGCGCGGCGAACAGGACAACAACCTCGCCCGCGTCATCGCCGTGCTCTCGGAACTCGGGGAAGACGTCCCGGCGACGACGATCAACCGCTGGTGTGCCTCCTCGATGCAGTCGGTTATCTCCGCGTCTGACGCCATTGCGGCCGGCAACCGCGACGCCATCATCGCCGGTGGCGTCGAGAACATGAGCCGCGTTCCGATGGGCGAGAGCTACGGCAGCATTCACCCGCGGCTGGCCGAACTGTACGACCTCGGCGACCTCCAGATGGGAATGACCGCCGAGAAGGTCGCCGAGGAGTACGACATCTCCCGCGAGGAACAGGACGAGTACGCCGCCCAGAGCCAGCAACGTGCGGTCGAAGCCACCGAAGAGGGCCGGTTCGACGACGAAATCATTCCGATCGAGACCGACGAGGGTACCGTCGACGAAGACGAGGGAATTCGTCCCGGCACCACCGCCGAGAAACTCGCCGAACTGCCGACCGTTTTCAAGGATGACGGCACCGTTACGCCCGGTAACGCCTCGCAGATTTCCGACGGCGCATCTGCCCTGCTCGTTACGAGCGAGGCCTTCGCGGACGAACACGACCTCGAAATCATGGCCGAAGTCGGTCGGAACAACGTGGCCGGCGTCGATCCGACCGTCATGGGCATCGGCCCGGTCCCGGCGACTCGCGGCCTGCTCGAGCGAAACGGACGCGACATCGACGAGTACGACCTGGTCGAACTCAACGAAGCCTTCGCCAGTCAGACGCTGTACTCGCGCGACGAACTCGGCATCGACCCCGAGATATTCAACGTCAACGGCGGTGCGATCGCGATCGGTCACCCGCTGGGTGCATCGGGTGCTCGCCTGCCTGTCACGCTGATCAACGAACTCCAGAAGCGCGGCGGCGGCCTCGGTCTGGCGACGCTTTGCGTCGGCTTCGGCCAGGGTGCGGCGATAGAGTTCGACGTGAACTGA